A region of the Bryobacteraceae bacterium genome:
CCGGTGGAAGTCGAGCGCTTCATTACCTTTCCTGTTGAGACCTCCATGAGCGGGTTGCCGGGAATCACGGACATCCGCTCTGTGTCGCGCTTCGGCCTGTCCGTCGTTTACGTCTTCTTCGAGGAAGACATGGACATCTACTTCGCCCGCCGCCTGGTGATGGAACGGCTCCCTCGGGCCAGGGAGATGATTCCCCCGGGATTCGGAACTCCGGAGATGGGACCGATTTCGACCGGCCTGGGCGAGATCTATCAGTTCGAGGTGAAGGGCAAGGGCTACTCTTTGATGGAGCTGCGCTCGATTCTCGAATGGGACATCGCCTTCAAGCTCCGCTCCGTGCCGGGGGTGGTCGAAGTGAACACCTACGGCGGCGAGTTAAAGACGTACGAAGTCCAGCTCGACGCCAACAAGCTGGTCAGCTACAACCTCTCGCTCCAACAGGTGATCGAAGCGCTGGAGCGCAACAACTTCTCGACGGGCGGCGCCTACATCGAGCACAACCGCGAACAGCAGGTCATCCGGGGCGAAGGCCTGGTGGCGAATTTGCAGGACATCGAGAACATCGTCGTTGCCGCCACACAGGACGGCACTCCCGTCTATATCCGGAACATTGCGGGGGTCGCCTTCGCGCCCCGCGTTCGGCAGGGTGCCGTCACCAGGGACGGCCGGGGGGAGGCGGTAACCGGGGTGGTGATGATGCTCATCGGCGCAAACTCGCGCGTGGTGGCCCAGAACGTGAGGCAGAGGCTGGAAGAGATCAAGCCTTCGCTTCCGCCAGGCGTGGAGATCGATACATATTACGACCGCACCGATCTCGTCCGAAAAACGATCCGAACGGTGACCAAGAACCTCGTGGAAGGCGGCCTTCTCGTGATTGCTGTTCTGCTGCTACTGCTCGGCAACGTGCGTGGCGGGCTAATTGTAGCTTCCGCGATACCGCTTTCCATGTTGGTGGCTTTTACCGGCATGGTCCACGCCAAACTGTCTGGAAACCTTATGAGCCTGGGCGCAATCGATTTCGGGCTCATCGTGGACGGATCGGTCGTAATGATCGAGAACATCGTGCGAAAACTGGCAGAGAAGAAGGAGCACAATCCGGGCAATCCGATCGCTGCCGTCATCGAGGCAGGTCGGGAAGTCGCGCGGCCGGTCTTCTTCGCGGTAGGGATCATCATCATCGTTTACCTGCCGATTCTCACACTCCAGGGCGTGGAAGGCAAGATGTTCCGGCCGATGGCGCTGACCGTCATTTTTGCGCTCTGTGCGTCGCTCGTCCTGTCCCTAACTCTGATGCCCGTCCTCGCGTCGTTCTTCTTCCGCCGTGGCGTCAAGGAGCATGAGACGTGGATCCTGCGCCAGGTGAAACGGGCTTACCTGCCTTTGTTGAGCAAGGCAATTGCGCATCCCCGAACCGTCGTCGCGGTGGCGGTCGTCGTCTTTCTGGGCAGCGTGGTTGCCGCTTCCACCATGGGGGCGGAGTTCATTCCACGTCTGGATGAGGGCACCATCGCGCTCCAGGCGTGGCGGCTTCCCAGCGTCGGCCTCTCTGAATCGATCGCCAACACGACCCTCATTGAGAAGACGCTGAGACAGATTCCTGAAATCCAAACGATTGTCTCCCGTACTGGCCAGGCGGAGATCCCGACAGACCCGATGGGGATCGAACTCAGCGATATCTACCTCATCTTGAAGCCGCACGACGAATGGGTAACCGCCAAGACGAGAGAAGGGTTGATTGCCAAGATCAACGAAACCCTAGAGAAGAATGTTCCGGGGACCGTGTTTAGCTACTCGCAGCCGATCGAGCTGCGCATGCAGGAGTTGATCGCCGGCGTCCGCTCCGACATTTCCATCATGCTGTTCGGCGAAGATCTCAATCTCCTGAAACAGAAGGCCGACGAGATCGTTCGCGTCGTATCCCAGGTACGTGGGGCGGCTGACACGAAGGCTGAGCAGACCGCCGGCCTCCCGTACCTGCGTGTTCGCATCGACCGTGCGGCCATCGCGCGTTATGGCATCAACGCGGCGCAGATCCTGAACGTGGTCGAGGCCATTGGGGGGAAGATTACGGGTCAGGTCCTGGAGGGCCAACGACGCTTCTTCGTCCAAGTGCGGTTCCGGGAGCAAGATCGGCAAAACGTTGAGACGATTCGAAATATCAAAGTCGCCGATCCGCAGGGACGTCTGATACCGCTCAGCCAGCTTGCGGAGGTGTGGGTTGAAGAAGGTCCGGCGCAAATCAGCCGGGAAAACCTTCACCGGCGGATCGCAGTCGAAACGAACGTGCGCGGAAGAGACGTGGCCAGTTTTGTCGCGGAGGCACGACAGGCCGTCGCTCAGAAAGTAAAGCTCCCACCCGGATATTGGATCGAGTGGGGAGGGCAGTTCAAGAACCTTCAGCAGGCGAGTTCGCGGCTCTCCATTGTCGTGCCCCTGGCGCTGTTCCTGATTTTCGTGCTGCTCTATACCACGTTCAACTCCGCGAGGCTTGCCGCACTGATCTTCGTGAATGTCCCAATGGCGGCGACAGGCGGCATTTTTGCACTCTATTTACGCGGCATGCCGTTCAGCATCTCCGCCGGAGTGGGTTTCATCGCGCTGTTCGGGGTGGCGGTCTTGAACGGCGTCGTGCTGGTCAGCTACATCAACCAGGTGCGCCTGGAAGGTGCCGGGCTTACAGAAGCGGCATACCGCGGTGCCGAGATCCGGCTGCGCCCGGTGCTGATGACGGCGTTGGTGGCGAGCCTGGGCTTTGTCCCCATGGCGCTTTCGACCAGCGCCGGCGCCGAGGTGCAACGGCCGCTAGCCACGGTCGTGATCGGAGGATTGATCACCTCGACGTTGCTTACGTTGCTGGTCCTGCCGGCGATTTATCGCTGGTTCGAGAAGGAAAGGGTTGAGGCCGAAATCTGAGACCGAGGTAGACATGAGGGAGATCAAAGCCATCATCCAGCCATTCCTGCTGTCGAAGGTAGTCAACGCCTTGAAGGAGTATGAAGAGCTCCCAGGCGTGACAGTATCAGAGGTCAGAGGTTTCGGCAAAGCCCGAGCCCAAGACACGACCGAGAAGGTAGTCGAGGACGGCAGTGACTACAGCAAGAAGGTGAAGCTCGAGATCGTGGTACCCGAACACCTTGTGGAGGAGGTGCTCGAAATCATTCGCACTCACGCGCACACCGGAAGGCCGGGTGACGGAAAGATCTTCGTGTACAAGGTGGATGAGGCCGTCAAGATCCGAACTGGCGAGCGTGGCGAAGCGGCCATTTGACCGCATGGCTGCGGGAGGTAATAGTGAATCGCCGCTTTGAATTCAAGATCACCGGAATGGATTGCGCCGAAGAGGTGGCGCTTCTCAAGGACGAAGTCGGCCCGCTGGTGGGGGGCGCCGAGAACCTCTTCTTTGACCTTCTGAACGCAAAGATGACGGTGACCGGGGGAACGAGGCCGGTCGACCCCGAAGCGATTGTTAAGGCTGTTGCTCGGACGGGATTGCGGGCAGAGCCGTGGAGAGAAGGGCCAATCGGACGGCCCCACTCACACGCGCCGGCAGGCCGTCTCCGGCTCGTCACAACCGTGGTGAGCGGTCTTTGTCTGGCCGCGGGATTCTTCCTGCACGTGTGGTTATCCGGCGGGATTGTGTCGGCCCTCGGCGCGGAGGGCGCGGGCGTCCGCCACGAAGTCCCGCTCCTAACGAGGCTCGTGTACTTGGCGGGCATCCTCTCGGCCGGGTGGCTGGTTCTTCCAAAAGCCTGGCTTGCAGCTCGGAGACTTCGGCCGGACATGAATCTGCTCATGACAATTGCGGTGGCCGGAGCAATCGGCATTGGCGAATGGTTCGAGGCGGCCACGGTTTATTTCCTATTCTCGCTTTCGCTGTTGTTGGAGGCCTGGAGCGTCGGAAAAGCCAAGCGTGCCGTAGAAGCCCTGATGGATTTGGCTCCGCCAGCCGTGCGGGTGCTGTCGGATGACGGAACGGAACAGGACGTTCCCGCTGAGCAAGTTGCTCCCGGCACGCGGTTCCTCGTCCGACCGGGTGAAAGAATTGCGCTGGATGGGAGAGTGATCTCCGGATCGAGCAGTGTGAACCAGGCTCCGATCACGGGCGAGAGCCGTCCGGTTCCCAAGGAGCCAGGGTCCGAGGTCTTTGCCGGCACGATCAACGGCGATGGCGCCCTGGAGGTCGAATCGACCAAGGCGGCCGGAGACACGACACTGGCCCACATCATTCGGATGGTGGCCGAGGCGCAGAGCCGCCGGGCGCTTTCCGAGCAGTGGGTGGAGAAATTCGCGCGCGTTTACACCCCGTCCGTCATCGCGCTGGCGCTCGCCATCCTGGTCCTTCCACCGACGCTCTTTGGGGCTCCCTGGGAGGATTGGATATACCGCGCCCTGGTGCTCCTGGTCATCAGTTGTCCCTGCGCGTTGGTCATCTCGACGCCGGTCAGCATCGTGGCAGCCCTGACCGCAGCCGCCCAGCACGGTGTGCTCGTGAAGGGCGGGATTTATATGGAGGCTCCGGCGCGCCTCAAAGCGCTCGCATTTGACAAGACAGGCACGCTCACCGAGGGTAAGCCCTCCGTCGTCGCGCTGGTGCCGCTGCACGGGCATTCGGAGGAGGAGTTGTTACAGCGAGCTGCCTCCATCGAGTCGCGCAGCGAGCACCTGCTGGCCCAGGCCATTGTCAAATGCGCCAGGCAACGTGGCGTCCCGCTTCAGCCCGCACAGGATTTCCAAGCCGTGAGAGGGAAGGGTGCGACAGCGCAGTTAGACGGAAAGACCTACTGGCTGGGGTCGCACCGCTACCTCGAGGAGCGCGGCCAGGAGACGCCTGAGGTTCACGAGCGGCTCGTGGAGCTGTCCAACGGTGGCTGCTCGGTTGTCGTAGTCGGCAACAATGAGCATGTGTGCGGCCTGGTGGCACTCGCCGACGCCTTGAGACCCGGAGTTGCGCAGACGCTGCAGGCACTCCGCGAAACCGGGGTTGATCGCCTGGTCATGCTCACTGGAGACAACATGGCGACAGCATCAGAAATCGCCAGGAGAACCGGCGTGGACGAATTTCAAGCTGAGCTGCTGCCCGCCGACAAAGTGAAAGCTGTCGAGCAGCTCGTTGAGGCGCATGGAAATGTCGGCATGGTAGGGGACGGGGTGAACGACGCGCCGGCCATGGCTAGCGCCACCGTCGGGATCGCCATGGGCGCCGCCGGCAGCGACGCGGCGATTGAGGCAGCCGACATCGCCTTAATGTCAGACGACCTCACCAAGCTGCCCTGGCTCATCCGGCACTCGCGGCGGACGCTGGCGATTATCCGACAGAACATCACCGCTTCCATCGCGGTCAAGGCGGTGTTCGTGGTGCTGACATTTACCGGATATGCCTCCCTTTGGGTCGCGATCGCGGCAGACACGGGGGTCTCACTTCTGGTGATCTTCAATGCGTTGAGGCTCCTGAGGTCCAGCCGGATGGCTGGGTCGGCGGGTGCGTGAGGACGCGCGCCGTGTGGCGTACGAAAAACCGCGGAGACTTGAGTTGGAAGTGCGCCATGTCGCCCAAAAGGTAATCTCCCGCGCCCCACGATTTCCTTGGACACTGATTTGCGATAAGGGAAATCAGTATGTCCAACACGAAACAAGCGGATTCCGGGCCCGCTTGAAGGACCGGAGGGCGACTGAAGCGGGGCCGGAATCCGGCCGCGCCAGCCAGGGCCGTTGGTCGGCCAAGCGCAAGATGAGTGTGGTTCTGGAGCTGCTCCTCGGCGCTGATCTGGAGTCTACGAGCCGCAAGTATGGCGTCACGGCGGCGACCCTGTCGGAGTGGCGTGAAGCCTTCCTGGCGGCCGGCGAGGGGGGCTCAAAATCCGGCAGGAGGATCTGGTCGAACAGTAGGACTCGCCTTAGTTGGCTGTATTGTATGCCTCCTGAAGCAAGAACGACGCCTTGATGGCTTACTGCATCTCGCATAATCTAGTGTCACCTTTTCGGGGCTTTGCATCCATGGGTATACGGGCAATCCGCGAGGCCAGAGACGGGATTTCGAGGCGCTGGAGCGGCGCCGGCTGGAAGGGCTCCGGCTGTTCAGGAAGGGCGTGCCGCAGGCGCAGATCGCGCGCGAGCTCAAAGTCGCCCGCCAGACGGTGAGCCGCTGGGTGCGGCAGTACCGGGAGGGCGGCCGGGAGGCGCTGCGGCAGGCGGGCCGGCCGGGTCGGCTGCCGAAGCTGGGCGCCACGCAACTGCGGCAGCTGGAGAAAATGCTGCTGGCCGGCCCGGAAGCCTTCGGCTACCCGACGCCGCTGTGGACCTGTCCTCGCGTGGCCGAGGTGATTGAAGCCCACTTTGGCGTCCGCTATCATCCGGGCCATGTGTGGAAGCTGTTGCGGACCATGGGGTTCAGTTGCCAGAGGCCCGTGGGCCGGGCGGTGGAGCGCGACGAGAAAGCCGTCGAGCAATGGAAGCGCAAGCGCTGGCCTGCCATTAAAAAAAAGCCCGCAGGGAAGGGCGGACGATCGTCTTCATAGACGAAAGCGGCATCAGTCAGCGGCCGCACCGGGTGCGCACTTGGGCGCCGAGAGGCCAGACACCGGTCTTGCAGTATTGCTTCAACTGGAAGACGCTGTCCGCCGTGGCCGGGGTGACGTTCTGGAATTTCTATTTCCAGCTGCATCCGGGGTCGATCCGGGCGCCGCAGGTGGTGGAATTTCTGGATGCGCTGAAGCGGCAGGTGCGCGGGCCGCTGCTGGTGATCTGGGACCGGCTGCCAGCGCACCGCAGCGCGCTGGTGCGGCGCTATGTAGAGGCCAGCGGGGGCCGGATCGAGGTCGAGTTCCTGCCAGCCTATGCCCCGGAGCTGAATCCGGTCGAGTATCTCTGGGGCTACTGGAAGCAGCATGAGCTGGCCAACGTCTGCCCGCGGGAATACTGGCAGCTGGGGGCACTGGCCCGGCTGGCGCTGAAGAAGATCAAGCGGAAGCGCGAGCGCCTCATCGGAGCCTTCTGGCAACAGGCTGAACTTTCTCTCGACTGACTCTATATTATGCGAGGCTCAATAAGCAGGTCACTGCCCGTCAATCACTTACAGTCCCTCTCTCCACCCCGAAATCCCCTTTGTTTGACTTGGCGAGCCAAGTCTTTTCGCCGCAACGATTCCAGCCCGCCCGTTAACGCCTCTCTCCGCCCGCAACCGCGCAACTGGCCGCGTTTTCGCGACTTCCACGTCTCTGGTTTGCGCTGCCTGTCCGGCTTGCCGCGCCGAACTGCGCGCCCGCAACGTTTGCCGGAGGCCGTTTTCTCCCCGTCTCTGGACCAAACCAGAAATTGGTTAACACCATCGCGGGGGTTGTCCCACCCCAGGCCGGACGGTGACGAGTTGTTATGACCGGGCCGGGCGGGTGAAGTCGGTCACCGGCGTCAAGGCGGGAGAAAGCGCGCGCGCCTATGTCTCCCAGGCGAGCTATGACTCCGGCGGAGGTCTCGACCGCGCGCTGCTGGGCAACGGGCGGTGGGAGGACCGGGACTACAACGAGCGCAAGCAGGTCATCTCGATCAAGCTGGGTTCCACGCAAGGCGCCGGCGACCTGCTCGCGCTCGGCTTCGGCTACGGCGCGACAAACAACAACGGAAATGTTTTGAGCCAGACGATCACGCGGCCGGGGTTTTCGGCCACGCAGACGTACGCCTACGACGCCTACAATCGCATTCAGAAGGTGCAGGAAGGAACCGATTTCCGGGACTTCGCGTACAAGGAACCAGGCAACCTGTACGTACCCTCGTGGTCTGCGGGCGCCGGCTGGGCGCCCGGCAGCTTCACGCCGGCCTCGCCGTCGTGGTTTGATGGGAACAACCGGATGGTGAACACGGGGCTCGGCATCGGCTACGACGCGGCCGGCAATCAGACGGCGATCGGGGGATTCGCGTTCGCCTACGATGCCGAGAACCATCTCACCTCCTCCACTATCAACGGCGCGACGACGACGTACGCTTACGACGGCGAGGGGCGGCGGGTGAAGAAGACGACCGGCGGCTCGGCGGTGATCTTCGTCTATGACGCCTTCGGGCGGCTGGCGGCGGAGTACGGCGGCACGGCGGATCCCGTGGGCACGGAGTATCTGACGGCGGACCATCTGGGCTCGACGCGGCTCATCACGAGTTCGAGCGGCGCCGAGCGGCGGTGCCTGGATTACCTGCCCTTCGGCGAGCAGATGACGCACGGCATGGGCGGGCGCGGCGCGTGCTACACCAACGCCAACGAGCCGAGGGTGAAGTTTACGGGGAAGGAACGGGATGCCGAGACGGGTCTCGATTTCTTCGAGGCTCGGTACATGTCCGCCGCCCAGGGAAGATTCACAAGTGCCGACCCAATCTTCGGCGATCGCAACGATCCTCAGAGCTGGAACATGTATGCGTACGCCCGCAATAACCCGCTCCTGTATACAGATCCAGATGGCATGTCCTATCGTATCTGCCAGCTCGATGAGGAAGGCAAGGAGACGAATTGCACGACCCCGCGGAATGAGCTCTCGGACAAACAATTCGGCGCGTTCCAAAAGGACAACAAAGGTAGGATGGCCTTTGTCGGTGGCAAGATCTTCGCCATCAACGATGATGGCTCCCGAACTCAA
Encoded here:
- the czcA gene encoding cation transporter, which translates into the protein MHRIIELSLKYRFLVIVFALLIIGVGIYDLGRLPIDAVPDITPNQVLILTRAPGLGPVEVERFITFPVETSMSGLPGITDIRSVSRFGLSVVYVFFEEDMDIYFARRLVMERLPRAREMIPPGFGTPEMGPISTGLGEIYQFEVKGKGYSLMELRSILEWDIAFKLRSVPGVVEVNTYGGELKTYEVQLDANKLVSYNLSLQQVIEALERNNFSTGGAYIEHNREQQVIRGEGLVANLQDIENIVVAATQDGTPVYIRNIAGVAFAPRVRQGAVTRDGRGEAVTGVVMMLIGANSRVVAQNVRQRLEEIKPSLPPGVEIDTYYDRTDLVRKTIRTVTKNLVEGGLLVIAVLLLLLGNVRGGLIVASAIPLSMLVAFTGMVHAKLSGNLMSLGAIDFGLIVDGSVVMIENIVRKLAEKKEHNPGNPIAAVIEAGREVARPVFFAVGIIIIVYLPILTLQGVEGKMFRPMALTVIFALCASLVLSLTLMPVLASFFFRRGVKEHETWILRQVKRAYLPLLSKAIAHPRTVVAVAVVVFLGSVVAASTMGAEFIPRLDEGTIALQAWRLPSVGLSESIANTTLIEKTLRQIPEIQTIVSRTGQAEIPTDPMGIELSDIYLILKPHDEWVTAKTREGLIAKINETLEKNVPGTVFSYSQPIELRMQELIAGVRSDISIMLFGEDLNLLKQKADEIVRVVSQVRGAADTKAEQTAGLPYLRVRIDRAAIARYGINAAQILNVVEAIGGKITGQVLEGQRRFFVQVRFREQDRQNVETIRNIKVADPQGRLIPLSQLAEVWVEEGPAQISRENLHRRIAVETNVRGRDVASFVAEARQAVAQKVKLPPGYWIEWGGQFKNLQQASSRLSIVVPLALFLIFVLLYTTFNSARLAALIFVNVPMAATGGIFALYLRGMPFSISAGVGFIALFGVAVLNGVVLVSYINQVRLEGAGLTEAAYRGAEIRLRPVLMTALVASLGFVPMALSTSAGAEVQRPLATVVIGGLITSTLLTLLVLPAIYRWFEKERVEAEI
- a CDS encoding nitrogen regulatory protein P-II 1, whose protein sequence is MREIKAIIQPFLLSKVVNALKEYEELPGVTVSEVRGFGKARAQDTTEKVVEDGSDYSKKVKLEIVVPEHLVEEVLEIIRTHAHTGRPGDGKIFVYKVDEAVKIRTGERGEAAI
- a CDS encoding cadmium transporter; its protein translation is MNRRFEFKITGMDCAEEVALLKDEVGPLVGGAENLFFDLLNAKMTVTGGTRPVDPEAIVKAVARTGLRAEPWREGPIGRPHSHAPAGRLRLVTTVVSGLCLAAGFFLHVWLSGGIVSALGAEGAGVRHEVPLLTRLVYLAGILSAGWLVLPKAWLAARRLRPDMNLLMTIAVAGAIGIGEWFEAATVYFLFSLSLLLEAWSVGKAKRAVEALMDLAPPAVRVLSDDGTEQDVPAEQVAPGTRFLVRPGERIALDGRVISGSSSVNQAPITGESRPVPKEPGSEVFAGTINGDGALEVESTKAAGDTTLAHIIRMVAEAQSRRALSEQWVEKFARVYTPSVIALALAILVLPPTLFGAPWEDWIYRALVLLVISCPCALVISTPVSIVAALTAAAQHGVLVKGGIYMEAPARLKALAFDKTGTLTEGKPSVVALVPLHGHSEEELLQRAASIESRSEHLLAQAIVKCARQRGVPLQPAQDFQAVRGKGATAQLDGKTYWLGSHRYLEERGQETPEVHERLVELSNGGCSVVVVGNNEHVCGLVALADALRPGVAQTLQALRETGVDRLVMLTGDNMATASEIARRTGVDEFQAELLPADKVKAVEQLVEAHGNVGMVGDGVNDAPAMASATVGIAMGAAGSDAAIEAADIALMSDDLTKLPWLIRHSRRTLAIIRQNITASIAVKAVFVVLTFTGYASLWVAIAADTGVSLLVIFNALRLLRSSRMAGSAGA